A region of Bacillota bacterium DNA encodes the following proteins:
- a CDS encoding protein-glutamate O-methyltransferase CheR — MSGRRETEGIREGEAAFSEVEWRGFLAAYRRLTGQDLAAYRREQLERRLRGAVARLGGGDLAGLVARMEREEAVLRQVVSFLTIHVSGFFRNPEQFERLRRHWIPRVRGQGQVSVWSAGCASGPEPYSLAILLAEAGLLERSRILATDVDDVALARARAGEYAEEELAGLDARRRAAWLERLPSGLHRLRGELRRAVRVERHDLLTDPPPGRFDLVLCRNVLIYFTPEGKERALGGLAEALRPGGWLLLGSTESLYDPGRFGLRPVGPFLYEAGETKLGLDPRGERI; from the coding sequence GTGAGCGGCCGCAGGGAGACGGAGGGGATCCGCGAAGGCGAGGCCGCCTTCAGCGAGGTCGAGTGGCGCGGCTTCCTGGCGGCCTACCGCCGCCTGACCGGCCAGGACTTGGCCGCCTACCGGCGCGAGCAGCTGGAGAGGCGGCTGCGCGGCGCCGTGGCGCGGCTGGGGGGCGGGGATCTGGCTGGCCTCGTGGCGCGCATGGAGCGCGAGGAAGCGGTCCTCCGCCAGGTGGTCAGCTTCCTGACCATCCACGTCTCGGGCTTCTTCCGCAATCCGGAACAGTTCGAGCGCCTCCGCCGACACTGGATCCCGCGCGTGCGCGGGCAGGGGCAGGTGAGCGTCTGGTCGGCCGGCTGCGCCAGCGGACCGGAGCCGTACTCGCTGGCCATCCTCCTGGCCGAGGCCGGCCTGCTGGAGCGGAGCCGGATCCTGGCCACCGACGTTGACGACGTCGCCCTCGCCCGGGCCCGGGCCGGCGAGTACGCCGAGGAGGAGCTGGCGGGGCTGGACGCGCGGCGCAGGGCCGCCTGGCTGGAGCGGCTGCCTTCGGGCCTCCACCGCCTGCGCGGCGAGCTGCGCCGGGCCGTCCGCGTCGAGCGGCACGACCTGCTGACCGACCCGCCGCCGGGCCGCTTCGACTTGGTCCTCTGCCGGAACGTGCTCATCTACTTCACGCCGGAGGGGAAGGAGCGCGCGCTGGGCGGCCTGGCGGAGGCGCTCCGGCCGGGGGGCTGGCTGCTGCTGGGGAGCACGGAGAGCCTCTACGATCCGGGGCGCTTCGGGCTCCGGCCGGTCGGCCCCTTCCTGTACGAGGCGGGCGAGACTAAGCTGGGGCTGGACCCGAGAGGGGAGCGGATCTGA
- a CDS encoding HD domain-containing protein, which produces MTLREPVYDAKGRLLAARGAALDRAGAERLRERGVRHVYVEAAGLEDVQPYVPLSLKLQQQVLDWAEEAWQAVLAGPRPLPPEPAPSLAAAVVEELAAAPRGIALPEPDVAAPWYARRALHAAVGVAVLALGRLGARARDDLVLAALLHDAGLALHPVDDPRHVEAALALMEPPLAWPARARAAVAQHHERYDGSGFPRGLRGEAIDPGARILAVIDTYIDRIHPAEGEGMPPHEAVEYVLAAAGYDLDMEVAAAFADLVVPYPEGSLVRLGDGRPCVVVRAPQGVRARPVVREIRWREGRWEGLPERTMDLSEAEHRTLLIAGPVSRGGAGEGQPA; this is translated from the coding sequence GTGACGCTGCGCGAGCCCGTCTACGACGCCAAGGGCCGGCTGCTGGCGGCGCGCGGCGCCGCGCTGGACCGGGCGGGGGCGGAGCGGCTGCGGGAGCGCGGCGTCCGCCACGTCTACGTGGAGGCCGCCGGCTTGGAGGACGTCCAGCCCTACGTCCCGCTCAGCCTCAAGCTGCAGCAGCAGGTGCTGGACTGGGCAGAGGAGGCCTGGCAGGCGGTGCTGGCAGGCCCGCGCCCGCTCCCGCCCGAGCCGGCTCCCTCCCTGGCGGCGGCCGTCGTGGAGGAGCTGGCCGCCGCGCCGCGGGGCATCGCCCTGCCCGAGCCGGACGTGGCCGCCCCCTGGTACGCGCGCCGGGCGCTCCACGCGGCGGTGGGGGTGGCGGTGCTGGCCCTGGGCCGGCTGGGCGCCCGGGCCCGCGACGACCTGGTGCTGGCCGCCCTCCTCCACGACGCCGGTCTGGCGCTCCATCCGGTGGACGACCCGCGCCACGTGGAGGCCGCGCTGGCCCTGATGGAGCCGCCGCTGGCCTGGCCCGCCCGCGCCCGCGCGGCGGTCGCCCAGCACCACGAGCGCTACGACGGCTCCGGCTTCCCGCGCGGGCTGCGGGGGGAGGCCATCGACCCGGGCGCGCGCATCCTGGCGGTGATCGACACCTATATCGACCGCATCCACCCGGCCGAGGGGGAGGGGATGCCGCCCCACGAGGCGGTGGAGTACGTGCTGGCGGCGGCCGGCTACGACCTGGACATGGAGGTGGCGGCGGCCTTCGCCGACCTGGTCGTCCCCTACCCGGAAGGAAGCCTGGTCCGCCTGGGCGACGGCCGCCCCTGCGTGGTGGTGCGCGCGCCGCAGGGGGTGCGCGCGCGCCCGGTGGTGCGCGAGATCCGCTGGCGCGAGGGCCGCTGGGAGGGGCTGCCA